In the genome of Desulfofarcimen acetoxidans DSM 771, one region contains:
- a CDS encoding helix-turn-helix domain-containing protein codes for MIRAHANLALNIRNAAAVTKHKQNNSANNKKVFIINSKEYSEIIKLIDKKIEGDYWDYKQEWHSDNERLLLDILCFANTVHNKDCYLIIGVADNGEIIGLTENSPNRKNQAAVIDLLSNSMFAGDFVPEVSVETILVNKKEIDVLTVFNSYNVPFYLRSKSKKYHSIVEGYIYSRKNDRNTPISENSSMQQIELLWKKRLGLLSPPLEQIVSRMRNKSEWQEIGDTYYNVFNPDFKMKEEWDQEEYRDYKREYYSYNQYNESTNYINLHVLCRETVLKEFQVVLLDSGRYKTPAPTWGFIHDPTRYSESLYVYKYILKDSIDYALQQFIYDEESDEARIAKGRFDEVVLYFENKQEHEEFHQSIEAYPTCVENYINDAKLKEYHISSNNKLEIKDCTEKLITAFAFKRFLSDYRRKKAGVDVKRIKSISIRHKSLDLLCPSDIAEHRVDINGTGKVTHFLYNRENRKAVNSYCYSADKYWTRDFLNFIEPITTDWEIDYSIDICNGYEWRCTLKYDDGTSKLISGNVVPPPFSDDVERRIRNLATFDENPWLFT; via the coding sequence ATGATCCGTGCCCATGCCAATCTGGCATTAAATATAAGAAATGCTGCGGCAGTTACGAAACATAAACAAAATAACTCAGCTAACAATAAGAAGGTGTTTATAATCAATTCAAAAGAATATAGCGAAATAATTAAACTGATTGATAAAAAAATTGAGGGCGATTATTGGGATTATAAGCAAGAATGGCATAGTGATAATGAGCGCCTTCTTCTTGATATATTATGTTTTGCCAATACCGTCCATAATAAAGATTGCTATCTAATAATTGGAGTTGCGGATAATGGTGAGATTATAGGATTAACGGAAAATAGCCCAAATAGAAAGAATCAAGCGGCCGTAATAGATCTGTTATCAAATTCAATGTTCGCGGGCGATTTTGTACCAGAGGTTTCTGTTGAAACAATATTAGTAAACAAAAAGGAAATAGATGTACTTACCGTTTTTAACTCGTACAATGTACCCTTTTACCTTCGATCCAAGTCAAAAAAGTACCATTCAATTGTAGAAGGATATATTTACTCCAGAAAGAATGATAGAAATACTCCTATCTCTGAAAATAGCTCTATGCAGCAGATTGAATTGCTCTGGAAGAAAAGGCTGGGCTTACTTAGTCCGCCGTTGGAGCAGATTGTTTCAAGGATGAGGAACAAATCAGAATGGCAAGAAATTGGTGATACATACTACAATGTATTTAACCCAGACTTTAAAATGAAGGAAGAGTGGGATCAGGAAGAGTATAGGGACTACAAGCGCGAATATTATTCGTATAATCAATATAATGAAAGCACTAATTATATCAATTTGCATGTTTTATGCAGGGAAACGGTTTTAAAAGAATTCCAAGTAGTGTTACTAGATAGTGGTAGATATAAGACTCCTGCCCCCACATGGGGATTTATTCACGATCCAACCAGATATTCGGAGTCATTATATGTTTACAAATATATTCTAAAAGATAGTATAGATTACGCTTTACAGCAGTTTATATATGATGAAGAAAGTGATGAGGCAAGAATCGCAAAGGGCAGATTTGATGAGGTTGTTCTGTATTTCGAAAATAAACAAGAACACGAGGAGTTCCATCAATCAATAGAAGCTTATCCAACATGTGTTGAGAATTATATTAATGACGCAAAACTGAAGGAATATCATATTTCTTCTAACAACAAACTTGAAATTAAAGACTGCACAGAAAAATTGATTACAGCTTTTGCTTTCAAAAGATTTTTATCTGATTATCGCAGGAAAAAAGCAGGTGTTGATGTTAAAAGAATAAAGTCTATTAGTATAAGGCATAAGTCGTTAGATTTGTTATGCCCTTCCGATATAGCTGAACATAGAGTTGATATCAATGGAACTGGGAAAGTGACGCATTTCCTTTATAATAGAGAAAATAGGAAAGCGGTAAATTCATATTGTTATAGCGCGGATAAATATTGGACAAGGGATTTCCTTAATTTTATCGAGCCGATAACAACAGATTGGGAAATCGACTACTCTATCGATATATGTAATGGTTATGAATGGAGATGCACTTTAAAATATGATGATGGTACATCTAAACTAATTAGCGGAAATGTTGTACCTCCTCCATTCTCCGATGATGTTGAACGTCGGATAAGAAACCTGGCTACTTTTGATGAGAATCCATGGTTGTTCACTTAA
- a CDS encoding very short patch repair endonuclease gives MARDPQITHKIMSSVKSKDTRPEIALRKALWGMGLRYRINYKQIPGKPDVVFTKARIAVFCDGDYWHGHNWAIRGLKSLDEELSHYSEFWSNKIRGNINRDETVNNELTNMGWHVIRVWESDIKADVMRCASDIKQIYKSHSKSANRRLK, from the coding sequence ATGGCGCGTGATCCACAAATAACACATAAGATAATGTCATCCGTAAAATCAAAGGATACGCGGCCTGAAATCGCTCTTCGTAAAGCTTTATGGGGCATGGGGCTACGCTATAGGATAAATTATAAGCAAATACCCGGAAAACCAGACGTTGTTTTCACAAAAGCCAGAATCGCGGTATTTTGCGACGGAGATTATTGGCATGGCCACAATTGGGCTATCAGAGGATTAAAGAGCCTGGATGAGGAACTGTCCCATTACTCTGAGTTTTGGTCGAATAAAATTAGAGGGAATATCAACCGGGATGAAACTGTAAATAACGAGTTAACGAATATGGGATGGCATGTTATTAGAGTTTGGGAAAGCGACATAAAAGCTGATGTAATGAGATGCGCATCAGATATTAAACAAATATATAAATCACATAGCAAAAGTGCGAACAGGAGATTAAAATGA
- a CDS encoding ATP-binding protein: protein MSLKADIERIFLDNTSYANPSQAVNQASSLNALSADLYTDSKRFIYELLQNADDSSQNNDTVKVWIKIFNNNLVIAHSGSPFTVRDLQGICNVNNGTKKSDLTKTGYKGIGFKSVFGQSDKVTIYTKNEYFRFDASYSFEWKWAESKTIWENNNDRKFQFPWQIIPIYTEAKEVSEPINQFLNQNNANVATIIQMKNVNETSLAAQNLSQNLNMFLFLKNISEINFDIAESVTVKIDRTKKDRITLQKGNSSKVDWLINTVSLAVPNDVKAVLQDERNIPEKLLNTDSIELSLAAKVGSDGITKLSNQEKLLYSYLPTDETKYSLPVLVNTSFLTAANRESLHADSKWNQWLFKTIAVEIFKWISRLVNTEFHFQAYQLIPRETIADELGKKFNDGIKDALKSIPFVVSRKEQLIKIEETIVDFTYLSEKYFIGEEPIKKFIIEANETGSSKQFAKNSSFFSEFKRLGASCFEWIHLQRFLASTYFKDAHTIAYNIEFIKHLKKLCESDKVIEISKEVLMKLPFIWDHKNHINYPYQVCFPTADDQNWDNPNSELSFLHKQLQIWLLKDSEIRHWLESLGVQEKTDVTYITQTIIPKIESYITPENALQTIRDLFSLYKKGNLREDLIGQLSRIKLITQSDSLCPARDCFLSDYYKPRIEIEKIIENDIFVSETYCLDILEKDEWKRFFKLLGVHEGITALQFTNRLYRSELTNAEFNDEYFGTKDKRFTPFQSTFIADCFSDLATMTYIQLTENNPKFAFKFWSDYIENYLPSIIKTPAIAYWGYEGRPGRTSGDRVENFVPWFIKNMQCIPTVSEKCEIASSIFLNTEEIKAIAGKYLPVFNGPELSPDWKAFFNFRTSFELSDYLELLGTISSDIDDKGRIKNDNYKRIQSIYAALLAQCVNWSTDDIEKVEVWAIKGHLLNTKNQFTECSSLKYFLDGNEGIFQNQYDFVMINAENKKHPNLITFLECFNISVLRQSEFELISVREEVCSSLKEKLAFIYRYFESWIKSENQDVDTLKCLVNLKNKIEKLEIYQAVSLAITYNVIDFTKGVNVHFDEDALYVTTPWNSNSVLLKLSEVLSRYFDLTGHDKKLDFLLRSTSDEIQRYFEQENIQVPTDVDDFKDAVESTNALIEINPNIISQDFFDTTIHDFGRQQYIKQLIPRAVKNVLAHLSVLPEYDCSSSYIIAESIISGITKNGNEITVVARPSDYDKIRLYYDAEFDVLEYVDAELWYEDGVTPPKQFTFGQLLKMTGINKIPIKNIDIKDYELETLLNNPKSDVFDFSAVPYSPEKTARIISSFANTDGGTLIFGIKETSSLDNEIVGLSSEFKVVEITKKAISMLSPIPAVTFDWLKVGEQSIFVIRTEKSDGDILLNEQKYIRESATSKLEEIHISSQCILNNPDIKRTIAIIIAIETYYPKQRNQIPPVKYADSDAEKFKEVLLSKLDISEDDIYILRNEQAIKTEVEDVVKYQIFSMSEEDRLIFYYVGHGFHNGVTNYLSTYDMSQYDIANTAISLRKLLLDPLKQSKCKNALICIDACAQSFTDENARSSLSNINDEELIIFSNDFPYYALFLSCQTGEKSYSCDDLKNGIWTHYLVEAISGNVHEIIKENRYITDRALGDYLSHSVSQYAKNKLGFDQNPKTIIDASYENVVVDMRLGPEKSGSL, encoded by the coding sequence ATGAGTTTAAAAGCAGACATTGAAAGAATTTTTCTGGATAATACCAGCTATGCAAATCCTAGTCAAGCAGTAAACCAAGCAAGTTCGCTTAACGCATTATCAGCTGATTTATATACAGATTCAAAGCGATTTATTTATGAGCTTCTACAAAATGCAGATGATTCTTCTCAAAACAATGACACTGTGAAAGTATGGATAAAAATTTTTAATAACAACTTAGTCATTGCTCATTCAGGGAGCCCATTTACTGTTCGTGATCTTCAAGGAATTTGCAATGTAAATAATGGCACAAAAAAGTCGGATCTGACAAAAACAGGCTATAAGGGTATTGGTTTTAAATCAGTTTTTGGACAATCTGATAAAGTAACGATATATACAAAAAATGAATATTTTAGATTCGATGCCTCCTATTCGTTTGAATGGAAGTGGGCGGAATCAAAGACAATATGGGAGAATAATAACGACCGAAAATTCCAATTTCCCTGGCAGATAATCCCTATATATACAGAAGCAAAAGAAGTTTCGGAGCCAATTAATCAGTTCCTTAACCAAAACAATGCAAACGTTGCGACAATAATTCAAATGAAGAATGTTAATGAGACGAGTCTGGCTGCTCAAAATCTATCGCAGAACTTAAATATGTTCTTATTTCTTAAGAATATTAGTGAGATTAATTTTGATATAGCAGAATCAGTTACTGTTAAAATTGATCGCACAAAAAAGGATAGAATCACTTTACAGAAAGGTAACAGTTCAAAAGTAGACTGGTTAATAAATACAGTTAGTCTTGCAGTGCCTAATGACGTAAAGGCTGTCTTACAAGATGAAAGAAATATTCCTGAAAAATTACTCAATACTGATTCTATAGAGTTGTCTTTGGCCGCAAAAGTTGGGAGCGATGGCATTACTAAGCTTTCTAATCAAGAAAAACTTCTATATTCATATTTGCCGACTGATGAGACGAAGTATTCTTTGCCAGTACTTGTTAATACAAGTTTTCTAACCGCTGCGAATCGCGAATCACTTCATGCTGATTCAAAATGGAACCAATGGCTATTTAAAACAATTGCCGTTGAAATTTTTAAGTGGATTTCAAGATTGGTTAATACTGAGTTCCATTTTCAAGCATATCAATTAATACCTAGGGAAACTATTGCTGATGAACTGGGTAAGAAATTTAATGATGGAATTAAAGATGCGCTAAAAAGCATTCCGTTTGTTGTTTCTAGAAAAGAGCAACTAATTAAAATAGAAGAAACAATAGTTGATTTTACATACTTGTCTGAGAAGTATTTTATAGGCGAAGAACCAATTAAAAAGTTTATTATTGAGGCAAATGAGACGGGTAGTTCTAAACAATTTGCTAAGAACTCTAGTTTTTTCTCTGAGTTCAAAAGGCTTGGTGCTTCTTGTTTTGAATGGATACATCTCCAACGATTTCTAGCCTCGACATATTTTAAAGATGCTCACACAATAGCATATAATATTGAATTTATAAAACATTTAAAGAAACTCTGCGAATCAGATAAGGTTATAGAAATTTCAAAAGAAGTATTAATGAAATTACCATTTATTTGGGATCATAAAAATCACATTAATTATCCATATCAAGTATGTTTTCCTACAGCAGACGATCAAAACTGGGATAATCCAAATAGTGAATTATCGTTCTTACATAAGCAATTGCAGATATGGCTGCTCAAAGATTCAGAAATTAGGCACTGGCTGGAGAGTTTGGGAGTTCAAGAAAAGACGGATGTCACCTATATTACTCAGACTATTATACCGAAAATCGAAAGTTACATAACGCCCGAGAATGCATTGCAAACTATTCGTGATTTATTTAGTTTGTATAAAAAAGGAAATCTTAGGGAAGATTTGATTGGACAATTATCGAGAATTAAACTTATAACGCAAAGCGATTCTTTATGTCCTGCCAGAGACTGTTTTCTTTCGGATTATTACAAACCGAGGATAGAAATTGAAAAAATAATAGAAAATGATATTTTCGTCTCTGAAACCTATTGTCTTGATATCCTTGAGAAGGATGAATGGAAACGTTTTTTTAAATTGCTTGGGGTTCATGAGGGAATTACAGCCTTACAATTCACAAATAGACTTTATCGCTCTGAATTAACTAATGCTGAGTTTAATGATGAATATTTTGGAACTAAGGATAAAAGGTTTACCCCTTTTCAATCTACGTTTATAGCGGATTGTTTCAGCGATTTAGCAACTATGACCTATATTCAACTTACAGAAAATAACCCCAAGTTTGCTTTCAAATTCTGGTCTGATTATATTGAAAATTATCTGCCAAGTATTATCAAGACTCCAGCAATCGCATATTGGGGGTATGAGGGTAGGCCTGGACGGACAAGCGGTGATCGAGTAGAGAACTTTGTTCCATGGTTTATCAAGAATATGCAATGTATCCCTACTGTATCAGAAAAATGTGAAATTGCCTCTTCTATATTTCTTAATACAGAAGAGATAAAAGCTATTGCTGGTAAATATTTGCCAGTATTCAATGGACCTGAATTATCGCCAGATTGGAAAGCTTTCTTTAATTTTCGAACAAGCTTTGAATTATCAGATTACTTAGAATTGCTTGGTACAATTTCGTCAGATATAGACGATAAAGGAAGAATAAAAAATGATAACTACAAAAGAATTCAATCTATCTACGCGGCATTGTTAGCCCAATGTGTTAATTGGAGCACTGATGATATTGAAAAAGTCGAAGTATGGGCTATTAAAGGACATTTACTAAATACAAAAAATCAATTCACAGAATGTAGCTCTCTCAAATATTTCTTAGATGGTAATGAAGGGATATTTCAAAATCAATATGATTTTGTAATGATAAATGCTGAAAATAAGAAACATCCAAATTTGATAACGTTTCTAGAGTGTTTTAACATAAGTGTATTGAGACAAAGCGAATTTGAACTTATTTCAGTTCGAGAAGAAGTGTGTTCAAGTTTGAAAGAAAAACTTGCGTTTATTTATAGATATTTCGAATCTTGGATTAAAAGTGAAAATCAAGATGTAGATACGCTGAAATGCCTGGTTAATCTTAAAAATAAAATTGAAAAGCTAGAAATATATCAAGCTGTGAGCCTTGCCATAACATATAATGTGATAGATTTTACAAAAGGGGTAAATGTTCATTTTGATGAAGATGCACTCTATGTAACAACCCCCTGGAACTCAAATAGCGTGTTATTAAAGTTATCAGAGGTTCTGAGTAGATATTTTGATTTGACTGGTCATGACAAAAAACTGGATTTTTTACTTAGGTCTACGAGTGATGAAATACAAAGATATTTCGAACAAGAAAACATACAAGTTCCAACAGATGTGGATGATTTCAAGGATGCAGTGGAGAGCACGAATGCTTTGATAGAGATTAACCCCAATATTATATCTCAAGATTTCTTTGATACGACAATACATGATTTTGGTCGGCAGCAGTACATAAAACAACTTATACCTAGAGCTGTAAAAAATGTACTCGCACACCTTAGTGTATTGCCAGAGTATGATTGCTCATCTTCTTATATAATTGCAGAGAGTATTATTAGTGGTATTACTAAAAATGGAAATGAAATAACAGTAGTAGCCAGACCATCAGACTATGATAAAATACGACTTTATTACGACGCTGAATTTGATGTACTTGAATATGTAGATGCAGAATTATGGTATGAAGATGGCGTTACACCACCAAAACAATTTACATTTGGGCAGCTTCTAAAAATGACAGGAATAAATAAAATTCCTATTAAAAATATTGATATTAAAGATTATGAACTTGAAACATTATTAAACAATCCAAAATCTGATGTTTTTGATTTTAGTGCCGTACCCTATTCACCAGAAAAAACTGCAAGAATTATTTCATCATTTGCGAATACAGATGGAGGTACGTTAATTTTTGGAATAAAAGAAACTTCATCACTTGATAACGAGATTGTAGGACTCAGTTCGGAATTTAAAGTTGTTGAGATTACAAAAAAAGCAATTTCTATGCTTTCCCCAATACCTGCTGTTACTTTTGACTGGCTAAAAGTTGGAGAACAATCTATTTTTGTAATTAGAACAGAAAAATCAGATGGAGATATACTATTAAATGAACAAAAATATATCCGAGAAAGTGCTACAAGTAAATTAGAGGAAATTCATATAAGCAGCCAATGCATATTGAATAATCCAGACATCAAAAGAACAATTGCAATTATCATAGCGATAGAAACCTATTATCCAAAGCAAAGAAACCAAATTCCACCAGTAAAATACGCGGATAGCGATGCTGAAAAATTCAAGGAAGTCTTATTAAGCAAATTAGATATAAGCGAAGATGATATTTATATATTAAGAAATGAACAAGCAATAAAAACTGAAGTTGAGGATGTAGTTAAGTATCAAATATTTTCTATGTCAGAAGAAGACAGATTGATTTTTTATTATGTGGGGCATGGTTTTCATAACGGAGTTACTAATTATCTTTCAACATATGATATGAGCCAATACGATATAGCCAATACAGCAATTTCCTTACGTAAATTATTACTTGACCCTTTGAAACAATCTAAATGCAAAAATGCATTGATTTGTATTGATGCTTGTGCGCAAAGCTTCACAGATGAAAATGCAAGGAGCAGTTTGTCAAATATCAACGATGAAGAATTAATAATTTTTTCAAATGATTTCCCTTACTATGCATTGTTTTTGTCTTGTCAAACAGGAGAAAAGTCGTATTCCTGCGATGATTTGAAAAATGGAATATGGACACATTATCTAGTCGAAGCTATTAGCGGTAATGTACATGAAATTATAAAGGAGAATAGATATATTACTGATAGAGCATTGGGGGATTATTTGTCACACAGCGTATCTCAATATGCTAAAAACAAACTAGGATTTGATCAAAATCCCAAAACAATAATAGATGCAAGTTATGAAAATGTTGTTGTAGATATGAGGTTAGGACCAGAAAAAAGCGGATCATTGTAA